A DNA window from Aureibaculum sp. 2308TA14-22 contains the following coding sequences:
- a CDS encoding arylsulfatase, with amino-acid sequence MKTIIKICVLSISVLFFSCKEKPEAKKEDVKKNYPNIIYILADDLGYGELGAYGQEKIETPNIDGLAKSGMLFTQHYSSAPVCAPARYMLLTGKHSGRAYIRGNDEWRERGKVWDYKEMIKDSTLEGQRPIPSNTSLFPKKLKEIGYTTGIVGKWGLGAPHTDAIPTKMGFDYFYGYNCQRQAHTYYPVHLYENENRVYLNNDTIAPNTKLAKGANPNDPESYANYNLNDYAPDLMFDKITKFVDENKEKPFFLYWASPIPHNPIQAPQRWVDYYKEKFGKEEPYLGNRGYFPHPNPRAGYAAQISYLDENVGKLIDQLKAEGIYDNTLIIFTSDNGVTFSGGTDGPYFNSSGQFGEEYGRGKGFVYEGGIRVPMIASWKGHIKEGTQTNLISAHYDVMATVAELTGQKRPEDTDGISFLPTLLGENDKQKKHEFLFWEFPEYGGQVAIRMGDWKVIRQNLKNKKKEPTLELYNLKEDPQELNNIAEKHPEILEKAAKIFSEEHEDSEIERFRIPLIENGLVAEEE; translated from the coding sequence ATGAAGACTATAATTAAAATCTGTGTTTTATCAATTAGCGTATTGTTCTTTTCGTGCAAAGAAAAACCCGAAGCAAAGAAAGAAGATGTAAAAAAGAATTATCCCAATATTATTTATATTTTGGCAGATGATTTGGGTTATGGAGAGTTGGGAGCTTATGGTCAAGAAAAAATAGAAACTCCAAATATTGACGGTTTAGCCAAAAGCGGAATGTTATTTACCCAGCACTATTCTAGTGCCCCAGTCTGTGCTCCGGCAAGGTATATGCTGTTAACTGGAAAGCATTCAGGTCGTGCTTACATACGTGGTAATGATGAGTGGCGAGAACGTGGCAAAGTATGGGATTATAAAGAAATGATTAAAGATTCTACATTAGAAGGTCAAAGACCTATCCCTAGTAACACATCATTGTTTCCTAAAAAGTTAAAGGAAATTGGATATACCACAGGCATTGTAGGCAAATGGGGACTGGGAGCTCCACATACTGACGCCATACCAACCAAAATGGGCTTCGACTATTTTTACGGTTATAACTGCCAACGTCAGGCTCATACTTATTATCCGGTACATTTATATGAAAATGAAAATCGTGTGTATTTAAATAACGATACTATTGCCCCGAATACTAAATTGGCTAAAGGTGCCAACCCCAATGATCCAGAAAGTTATGCTAATTACAATTTAAACGATTACGCACCGGATTTGATGTTTGATAAGATTACTAAGTTTGTAGATGAAAATAAAGAGAAACCGTTTTTCCTCTATTGGGCAAGTCCCATACCGCATAACCCAATACAAGCACCGCAACGTTGGGTAGATTATTACAAGGAAAAATTTGGAAAAGAAGAACCTTATTTAGGCAATAGAGGTTATTTTCCGCATCCAAATCCAAGAGCGGGCTATGCTGCTCAGATTTCATACCTAGATGAGAACGTGGGCAAATTAATTGACCAATTAAAGGCTGAGGGAATTTATGATAATACCCTAATTATATTTACGTCTGACAATGGTGTTACGTTTTCTGGTGGTACGGACGGTCCATATTTTAACAGTTCGGGGCAATTTGGTGAAGAATACGGTAGAGGAAAAGGATTTGTTTACGAAGGAGGTATAAGAGTGCCTATGATTGCCAGTTGGAAAGGTCACATAAAAGAGGGAACTCAAACGAATTTAATTTCTGCTCATTATGACGTAATGGCAACAGTTGCAGAGCTTACAGGGCAAAAGAGGCCTGAAGATACAGATGGTATTAGCTTTTTACCCACCCTCTTAGGAGAAAATGATAAACAGAAAAAACATGAATTTTTATTCTGGGAATTTCCTGAATACGGCGGTCAAGTAGCGATCAGAATGGGAGATTGGAAAGTAATCCGCCAAAATTTAAAGAACAAGAAAAAAGAACCCACATTAGAATTGTATAATTTAAAAGAAGACCCTCAGGAACTAAACAATATTGCAGAAAAACATCCAGAAATATTGGAAAAAGCGGCAAAAATATTTTCTGAAGAGCATGAAGATAGCGAGATCGAAAGGTTTAGGATACCTTTGATAGAGAACGGTCTTGTTGCGGAAGAAGAATAG
- a CDS encoding alkaline phosphatase D family protein: protein MNRFFLQYLLLVLIIFVASCRKDSTEDIVFKSNFNSSEARTFIGPEYWSNPLQDWQIENGELICLVSKPNRNVHVLTKKIDTVAGNLKMSVQLKALNLKDEDNKNWIGFSIGSKGEFNDYRDNAIFGKGLNLGVTTNGNLFIDKIKDNQVKKDIQNILSNGARLNVNLVFEKDTYILQLSLYKSDSDDAISQIELIGVDSNKLNGNLVLVSDYKGKRKADETNKASVSFKNWKILGSKVKTNNEYKFGPILFSQYTLSKNTLKLTVQMAPVIIKEEKVKLQIKKAVNWKTIRESAIDNDARTSTFKIENWDTTIDKQYRLVYDLDRGEEPKETFYWEGIIRKDPIEKDEIVIAGFTGNDQQGFPNTDIFEQVKYHDPDVLFFSGDQIYEPNGGFGVQRSPIDKAMLDYLRKWYMYGWAYRDLLKDRPTVAITDDHDVYHGNIWGAGGIATPTDYGQGAKAQDAGGYKMPPEWVNMVQRTQTSHLPDPFDPTPVAQNIGTYYTDMVYGDISFAILEDRKFKSAPKGLLPKAEIQNGWAQNKSFNMKKDGDVSGAKLLGDRQLLFLDKWSTDWSYRAEMKVLLSQTIFANVATLPKEAMSGAIIPTLRIMKEGDYPPDDRPVSDLDSNGWPQTGRNKAVETVRKGFAFHLAGDQHLGSTIQYGVDNWSDSGFAFCVPSITNHWPRRWYPAEGGKNRKPDMPKYTGQIEDGFGNKMTVYAVSNPLFTGLKPERIYDRAAGYGIVRLNKKERKITLECWPRQAKPQNGEVEQYPGWPISITQEQNFGKKAVAFLPEIKINGLKNPVVKIINESNNKTVYSLRIKGSSYTPKIFDKSTKYTIKIGEPDTNSWQTKMNVSPGNNPINFNFNK, encoded by the coding sequence ATGAATAGATTTTTTCTTCAATACCTTCTTTTAGTGTTGATAATTTTTGTAGCTAGTTGTAGAAAGGACTCAACTGAAGATATTGTTTTTAAAAGCAATTTCAACTCTTCAGAAGCGAGAACTTTTATAGGTCCTGAATATTGGTCTAATCCATTGCAAGATTGGCAAATAGAAAACGGAGAGCTCATATGTTTGGTAAGTAAGCCTAATAGAAATGTACATGTTTTGACTAAAAAAATAGATACCGTAGCTGGTAATTTAAAAATGAGTGTTCAGCTAAAGGCTTTGAATTTAAAAGATGAAGACAACAAGAATTGGATAGGGTTTAGCATAGGGTCTAAGGGAGAGTTTAATGATTATCGAGATAATGCCATTTTTGGTAAGGGGTTAAATTTAGGAGTAACTACCAATGGTAATTTATTTATTGATAAAATTAAAGACAATCAGGTTAAAAAAGACATTCAAAATATTTTAAGCAATGGTGCCAGATTGAATGTTAATTTGGTTTTTGAAAAAGACACATATATATTACAGCTTTCACTTTACAAAAGTGATTCAGATGACGCTATCTCTCAAATTGAATTAATAGGCGTTGATTCCAATAAACTAAATGGGAATTTAGTTTTAGTCAGTGATTATAAAGGCAAGCGTAAAGCTGATGAAACCAATAAAGCAAGTGTATCTTTTAAAAATTGGAAAATTTTAGGTTCGAAAGTTAAAACAAATAACGAATATAAGTTTGGACCCATTTTATTCTCACAATATACTTTGTCTAAAAACACGTTAAAGCTTACTGTCCAAATGGCACCAGTTATTATTAAAGAGGAAAAAGTTAAACTTCAAATAAAAAAAGCTGTTAATTGGAAAACCATAAGAGAATCAGCAATTGATAATGATGCTAGAACCTCCACATTTAAAATTGAAAATTGGGATACTACTATTGATAAACAATATAGGTTAGTGTATGACCTGGATAGAGGGGAGGAACCTAAAGAAACATTTTATTGGGAAGGTATTATCCGTAAAGACCCGATTGAAAAGGATGAAATTGTAATTGCGGGCTTTACAGGAAATGACCAACAAGGTTTTCCAAATACTGATATTTTTGAGCAAGTTAAATATCATGATCCTGATGTTTTGTTTTTTTCTGGAGATCAAATTTATGAGCCTAATGGTGGTTTTGGTGTACAACGCTCGCCAATTGATAAAGCCATGTTGGATTATCTACGTAAGTGGTACATGTATGGTTGGGCGTATAGAGATTTGTTAAAGGACAGGCCTACCGTTGCAATTACCGATGACCATGATGTATATCATGGGAATATTTGGGGAGCTGGGGGTATAGCCACACCAACTGATTATGGGCAGGGAGCAAAAGCTCAGGATGCTGGTGGTTACAAAATGCCACCTGAATGGGTAAATATGGTGCAAAGAACACAGACTAGTCATTTGCCAGATCCTTTTGACCCTACACCAGTTGCTCAAAATATAGGTACTTATTACACAGATATGGTATATGGAGATATTAGCTTTGCCATTTTAGAGGATAGAAAATTCAAATCGGCACCTAAAGGTTTACTGCCAAAAGCAGAAATTCAAAACGGTTGGGCACAGAACAAGTCATTTAACATGAAAAAAGATGGAGATGTTTCCGGGGCAAAGTTATTAGGTGATAGACAATTATTGTTTTTAGATAAATGGTCAACAGATTGGAGCTATCGAGCTGAAATGAAAGTATTGCTATCACAAACCATTTTTGCAAATGTAGCTACCTTACCCAAAGAAGCCATGTCCGGTGCAATTATTCCAACATTGAGGATTATGAAAGAGGGAGATTATCCCCCAGATGATAGGCCAGTATCAGATTTAGATTCTAATGGTTGGCCACAAACGGGTCGGAATAAAGCAGTGGAAACTGTTAGGAAAGGATTTGCATTTCATTTGGCCGGAGATCAACATTTAGGAAGCACTATTCAATATGGTGTGGATAATTGGAGCGATAGTGGTTTTGCATTTTGTGTACCTTCTATCACCAATCATTGGCCCAGAAGATGGTATCCCGCAGAAGGTGGTAAGAACCGTAAACCTGATATGCCAAAATATACAGGACAGATAGAAGATGGTTTTGGTAATAAAATGACGGTTTATGCAGTTTCTAACCCATTATTTACAGGCCTAAAGCCTGAAAGAATTTATGATAGGGCAGCGGGATACGGTATTGTCAGATTAAATAAAAAAGAACGGAAAATAACCTTGGAATGTTGGCCAAGGCAAGCTAAGCCTCAAAATGGTGAAGTAGAGCAATATCCAGGTTGGCCCATTTCCATAACTCAAGAACAAAATTTTGGTAAGAAAGCTGTAGCATTTTTGCCCGAAATTAAAATCAATGGGTTAAAAAATCCTGTAGTTAAAATCATCAATGAATCGAATAACAAGACTGTCTATTCTTTAAGAATAAAGGGCAGTTCTTATACCCCTAAAATATTTGATAAATCAACAAAATATACTATTAAAATTGGTGAGCCTGATACCAATAGTTGGCAGACTAAAATGAATGTTTCTCCAGGTAATAATCCAATAAATTTTAATTTTAATAAATAA
- a CDS encoding Gfo/Idh/MocA family protein has product MNSRRNFIKKTAIVGAGISVMPNITYGFSGKREKLKVGLIGVGLRGTNHLNNLLQRDDVLITAICDIDPARIKIAEKRIKKHKHPKAQVFGKNDYDYRNLLELKELDAVIIATPWLWHTRMAVDAMKAGKYTGLEVSAANTLEECWDLVNTHEQTGSHLMILENVNYRRDVLAVLNMVKQNVFGEMIHFRCGYQHDLRFVTLNDGKTAYGKGVEFGEKGISESKWRTQHSVLRNADVYPTHGVGPIAAMCDVNRGNRFVSMTSHATKSRGMHNYIVEHGGKDHPNAKVNFKMGDVITSTIETANGETIIVTHDVHLPRPYSLGFRVQGTKGLWEKDGDRIYIEGQSKKPHAWDNSKEWLKKYDHPLWKKYGEHALGAGHGGMDFFVINSFVKSALENIAPPMDAYDAAAWSAITPLSELSIENNGEPQDFPDFTRGNWIKRQPYNWMKDTY; this is encoded by the coding sequence ATGAATTCAAGAAGAAATTTTATAAAAAAGACCGCAATAGTAGGAGCGGGAATTTCCGTGATGCCTAATATAACTTATGGTTTTAGCGGTAAAAGAGAAAAACTAAAAGTAGGTTTAATTGGGGTTGGTCTCAGAGGCACCAACCATCTTAATAATTTATTACAGCGTGATGATGTTTTGATTACAGCTATTTGCGATATTGACCCAGCAAGAATAAAAATTGCCGAAAAACGCATTAAAAAGCATAAACATCCAAAGGCACAGGTTTTTGGCAAAAATGATTATGATTATAGAAATTTATTGGAGTTAAAAGAATTGGATGCGGTAATAATTGCTACACCTTGGCTTTGGCACACACGTATGGCTGTTGATGCTATGAAAGCAGGGAAATATACGGGTCTGGAAGTTTCTGCTGCCAATACGCTAGAAGAATGTTGGGATTTGGTAAATACGCATGAACAAACCGGCTCGCATTTAATGATTTTAGAAAATGTGAATTATCGCAGAGATGTGTTGGCAGTACTGAATATGGTAAAACAAAATGTGTTTGGAGAAATGATACATTTTAGGTGCGGTTATCAGCACGATTTACGTTTTGTAACATTAAATGACGGAAAAACAGCCTATGGGAAAGGTGTGGAGTTTGGAGAAAAAGGTATTTCTGAATCTAAATGGCGTACACAACATTCGGTATTAAGAAATGCAGATGTATATCCTACACATGGTGTTGGTCCGATTGCGGCAATGTGCGATGTTAATAGAGGTAACCGATTTGTTTCAATGACCTCGCACGCCACAAAAAGCCGAGGGATGCACAACTATATTGTGGAGCATGGAGGTAAAGACCATCCCAATGCAAAGGTGAACTTTAAAATGGGAGATGTAATTACATCAACCATAGAGACTGCCAATGGAGAAACTATTATTGTAACACACGATGTACACTTACCAAGACCGTATTCGTTAGGTTTTAGAGTACAAGGTACTAAAGGGCTTTGGGAAAAAGACGGTGATAGAATTTACATAGAAGGTCAATCTAAAAAACCACATGCTTGGGACAATTCTAAAGAATGGTTAAAAAAATATGACCATCCTTTATGGAAAAAATATGGAGAACATGCTTTGGGTGCTGGGCATGGAGGTATGGACTTTTTTGTAATTAATTCGTTTGTAAAATCCGCTTTGGAGAATATCGCTCCTCCTATGGATGCTTATGATGCTGCGGCATGGAGTGCTATTACACCACTTTCTGAGTTATCTATCGAAAATAATGGAGAACCACAAGATTTTCCGGATTTTACTAGAGGTAATTGGATTAAAAGACAACCTTATAATTGGATGAAAGATACGTATTAA